In Babylonia areolata isolate BAREFJ2019XMU chromosome 19, ASM4173473v1, whole genome shotgun sequence, a single window of DNA contains:
- the LOC143293803 gene encoding uncharacterized protein LOC143293803 codes for MLKKNLPTDHVIVQMDFSENYSCSQADEVQSAYFNPTMVTLHPVVLYFKADTGELAHRSIMIVSDELGHNSGTVFAFIKSLIPEINEVVPKVKWIHYWTDSPTSQYRNRYMFYTISNHENLFDMPASWNFFEAGHGKGPCDGLGGVAKRMADQAVRQDKSIQDAEDFYQWGKKNLSDGALHVCWRRGSP; via the coding sequence ATGCTGAAGAAAAATCTACCTACCGACCACGTGATCGTCCAAATGGATTTTTCAGAAAATTATTCCTGTTCTCAAGCTGATGAAGTTCAAAGCGCATACTTTAACCCCACTATGGTCACTCTTCACCCTGTCGTGCTGTATTTCAAGGCTGATACAGGGGAACTTGCTCATAGATCAATCATGATAGTTTCAGATGAACTTGGACACAACTCTGGAACTGTTTTCGCATTCATCAAGAGCCTCATACCAGAAATCAATGAGGTGGTGCCTAAGGTGAAATGGATCCACTATTGGACTGACAGTCCCACATCCCAGTATCGAAACAGATACATGTTCTACACCATCTCCAACCATGAAAACCTGTTTGATATGCCCGCTTCTTGGAATTTCTTTGAAGCGGGCCACGGGAAGGGGCCTTGTGATGGCCTGGGTGGTGTCGCCAAGAGAATGGCTGATCAGGCTGTTCGCCAAGACAAGTCCATTCAAGATGCTGAGGACTTCtatcagtggggaaaaaaaaacctctcagATGGTGCATTACATGTTTGTTGGAGAAGAGGAAGTCCATAA